Genomic segment of Mercurialis annua linkage group LG6, ddMerAnnu1.2, whole genome shotgun sequence:
CATCGTGGGCCAATAATAGCCTTGTAGTAGTGCTTTCCTGACCAGTGTTGATGCTCCGTCATGTGCTCCGCAGGTCCCCTCATGTAATTCTTTCATGATGTACTCCCCTTCTTCTTTGTTCACACATCTTAGCCAGGGATGGGTGAACGACCGTTTGTATAGCTGGCCGTTGTATATTCCGAACTTTGATGAAAGTATCACTATCCTTTTGGCTTCCTTCTTATCCTCGGGGAGTATTCCATTAGCCAGGTATGCTGTGAGGGGGGACATCCAGGTTTCTTCCCCTTCTACCATCAGTACTTCGCCTTCCTCAATTTCTTCTTGAAAGCTAGGTTGTCGTTTGATTTCATGAGGAATGTTTCTCATTGGGTCGTAATTCTTCGTTGCTGCCCACTTTGCCAATTCGTCGGATCTTCCATTCATTGCTCTGGGTATTTGCTGTAGCGACCAGGATCGCCCATTATTGGCAAAGAAGGTTTTGGCCTGCTTGGCGTACTTCTTCAATGTAGCTTCCTTTACCTCGAAGTTCCCCGAGACTTGGTTCACGACCAGTTGTGAATCACTGCAGATCTGGACTTCGGAGATGTTGAGCTCTTCGCATAGTTGCAACCCTGTTATCAGCGCCTCATATTCCGCAACATTGTTGGAGGCTGGAAACTCGAGTCTTGCTGAGTATTCCATTTGGATTTTTCCTGGTCCTTTGAGCACGACTCCGATGCCTGCTCCTTCTCCGCAAACTGCTCCATCGACGTGCATCTCCCAGGGAGTCGTTTTGTCCTCCATGGGTTCTTTGAATGTTAGTTCAGCGAAGAAGTCGGCTAGTGCTTGTGCTTTCAGTGCTTTCCGAGCTTCATAGATAACGCCCAGACTTCCTATTTTGACGGCCCATTCTGCTATGCGTCCACTTGTTTCTGCCTTCTGGAGGATTTTTCGTAGTGGTTGGTCGGTCCGTACAATGACTTGGTGTCCTTCGAAGTAATGTCGGAGCTTGATGGTGGCGGTGTATACACATAGCGCCAGCTTCTCCAACTTCGGGTATCTCAGCTCCGCATCTCTGAGTACTTTGCTGATGTAGTAGATCGGGTATTGTTCGCCTCCTTTTTCCGACACCAATACTCCTGCTATTGTTTCGTCAGAGCaagagatgtataaatataacacgTCGCCCGGATCTGGTCTAGCCAACAGTGGGGGCGAGGATAGGAAGCTTTTCAATTCTTCAAACGCCTGCTGGCATTCTGCGGTCCATGTGAAGTTCTTGATCTGTTTCAGGGTTTTGAAGAAAGGCAGGCATCGTTTTGCCGAGCAGGACATGAACCGACCTAGAGCCGTGATCCGACCGTTGAGCTTCTGGACTTCATGTATGCTCCGTGGCGGTGTCATCTTTAAGACCGCTTCGATTTTATCTGGGTTAGCCTCGATACCCCTCTGAGAGACCATGTACCCCAAGAACTTGCCTGCCGGTACTCCGAATACGCACTTTTCCGGATTGAGTTTTAGCTGGTATCTCTTTAGCGTCTCCAGGACTATCTTCACATCTGTTGGGTGGTCTTCAGCTCGGATGCTCTTGATaatcatgtcatccacataaacttccatgtgtTTTCCTATCTGATCTCTGAATATTGAGTTCACCAGCCGCTGATATGTGGCTCCTGCGTTCTTCAGACCGAAGGGCATCATCTTGTAACAAAATAATCCCTGGTCCGTTATGAAGGCCGTCTTCTCCTGATCTTCAGGTGCCATGGGTATCTGGTGATATCCCGCCTTGGCATCTAGGAATGTATAGAGGGCGTGACCTGCTGTGGAGTCTACTAACTGATCAATGTGTGGAAGTGGGAAACTATCTTTGGGACATGCTTTATTCAGATCTGTGAAGTCCACGCACATTCGGTAAGTGCCATTGGACTTTTTTACCATTACCACATTTGCTACCCACTTGGGGTAATAGGCGTCTTTGATCACGTTTGCTGCTTTTAACCGGGCGATCTCTTCTGCGATGGCAAGTTGTTTTTCGGGCGAGTGCCTTCTCTTCTTTTGTATTACTGCCTTCGCGTCGGTCGCTATGTTTAACCGATGACATATGACGTCCGGGTCTACTCCGATCAATTCGTCTGTTGTCCAGGCAAAGGAGTCTCCAAGCGATCTGAGGTTTTCGGTCAGAGATCGTCTGATTTTTTCTTCTAGCTCATCTCCCACTTCTATCTCCTTTCCTGGGGATAATTCGATTTTCTCAGTTCGCCCATAATGCTCCGCCCTTTCCTTCTTCTCTGGAGGTTCCATTGTTAGTACTGGCAAGGTTATATGTACCTTCCTGAGAGCTGTAAAGTATGCTTCTCTGGCTGACTTTTGGCATCCTCTGACTTCGGCATCGCCTTCTCTGGTTGGGATTTTCATCAGTAGGTACCTCATGCAAATGGATGCGCATGTATCGTGCAAGAGTGGCCTTCCGAGAATTGCATTGTATGCGAAATCCATATTGACCACCATGAATTCTGCTCGGATCTCTTTGTAGATCTCTCCATCCCCCAGTTGGATGTTTATCTCCAGTGATCCTTCCACCTGTACAGATTTGCCTCCTAGTCCCACTAGTGGAGTAGTAACATGtgtcaaattttctttcttgagtCCAATTCTGCCGAACACCTCCATCGTGATCATGTTTACCGAACTTCCCGTGTCTACGAGCATCCGAGATACCTCGAAATTGTTGAGTCGCCCCTTGACAACTAGGGCGTCCTCATGGGGGACTGATAAGCCATGACTATCGACCTCCGAAAAAGATACGCTTCTGAATTTCTTAGCATTCGGTGCACCTGGGCTAACCGAGTAGACTGTTCTTGCAGCTTTCTTCCTTGTAGTATTGCTGTCTCCTCCGGTCGATCCGCCCATTATTACATTAACCACGCCTGCTGGCTCTGGTCTGGGTCTTCTGACGATTTCTTCTTTccgctctttctttctttctgattcTGTCTCTCTGGCTTCGGTGTCCCTTTTTACGAACTGGGAAAGGGATCCCCTTTCTATCAATTTCTCTATCTCCTCCTTCAGGTGCCAGCATTCATCTGTGGTGTGGCCGTTGTCTCTGTGAAATTCACAGTATTTGCTATTGTCTCTTTTGCTGGCTGATGCAACGTTCATCTTCCTTGGCCATCTGACCTTCTCTCGGCTGTCTTTTACCCAAAACAGTACGTTGGTTCTGGTTGTGTTCAGGGGCGTATATCGCCTATCTTCgtcttttttccttttgtttCTGAAATGGTCATTGCCTTTTTCTCCGAACCTCTTTCCTATGGGCGATCTGTCCCCATTTCTTCTTTCTGCAAACGTTCGTTCTTCTACCCGTCCGAGGCGATTCTCTATTTCTCTCTGGCCATCATCCACCCTGATCTGTGTATGTGCGATGGTCATCAGTGTGGTAaatgattttggtgatttagccAATAATTCCTTTCGTAGGTCGGAGTTGGTAGTTCCATTGAGTAATGCTGTGTAGGCGATCTCCTGGCTCAGGTCTTCTATCTGCATCGCCTCCTTATTGAATCTTTCTACGTACTTCCTGAGTGTCTCTCCTTCCCATTGCATGATGGCCAGCAGATCTGTGGATAGCTTCTTTTGAGGGATGCATGCTACGAATCTAGCCTGAAAAAGTCCTGAGAATTGTTTGAACGTCAGCACTGATCCTGGCTTTAAACTCTGGTACCATTCCTGCGCCAGACCTTTTAAGGTAGTAGGAAAAAGTTTACATAGTACGTGATCCAAGTTTGTCTGAACATTGATCACCGCTTGGAATTTGTGAATATGGCTCTTGGGACAACCTGTTCCATCGTACGACTCCAAATTTGGGGGGTATCTGAACTTTGTAGGGAACTCGTGAGAGATGATGAAATCTGCGAGTGGTGAGTCACTTCGAAGAGAGATGTCCACGTCTTCACATCTTATTCCAAGCCTGCTCATGACCTGGCGGACTTTTTCCTCCAGATGCTCTTCTCCGCCTTTGAGGGTGTGTTGTTCATCCATCCAACGTTCTTCGTCTGGAATTATGATGGGGGCATTTTGTTTCCTTGCGGAATTTTCAGGGGCATCTTCCTCTCGCATTGGTTCTTTTCCCTTGTCCATGGTTGACGTTGACTTCTGTACTGGTGATTTCGCTGATCCCTGTTCTGGCGATTTTAACGAGATACTCTGTTTGATATCTTTGAGTAGACTGGTGATTTCTAGGAAAGCCTTGAACATTGCTTGGTTGTTGATTGGCCCTTCATCAGGTGCTATGGCTATCGGAGGCATCGTCTGTCTTATCGCCAGGGGGTCgctggtttctccttcttcgctGGTTGGGGGAAACAGATTTAGGGCCGGTGGTTCTGTTTCCCTGTCTTCTCGGTTGGTAGCTGGTAGAGTATTATCTTGTGGGGGATCCATTCTTGAAAAAGCAAATTCTGAAAAGTATCTAAAAGGAACGACGAAACTAATAAGTTCCACGTTCACCGCACCAAATGATACAAGTCGATCTTTAAGGGGTCGCCTGTACTatttttcctgcacaagtaacaaatataagctcaaaggacctcaggcttgctcagcctgaaagccactccgatgcttaagtcagagagggttttttggtaggtaaatgaatgtaagagtatttaagtctgatttctgcttacccttctcagcactcggtggcttccttttataatgagtttaaggcggtggttatctggtaaatcgtgggtttgccccacgattattgataatggtgaaggcacgttcccgattatcccgggtagtgggtgtcagggaacGGAGTGGATGAGGTCGCCTAGATGGCAGACCGGGATgagtccgcccgagacagacatgggcgatgggagatttggaggctcgttgggcgagcatagcattcgttaggcgatgcttggagttcgaatattattaggtcggtatcagtatatttaaaataaaaaccatAAACAATGCGTTAACAAGTTACAAATTATACTAAGAAAGAAAAGATATTACCCATAATGAACAAATTAGTAAGATTTACAAATTAATAACTAAGATATAGAAATACTTAATTAATAGTAGTATATTTTTACCATAATTGGGGATCTCATTCGTTGAAGTAATGATTGGGATCTCCAAAAATAATTCCTTGCATAGGAATACTTTCCAACGCATGGAAtcttagaaaaataattaaagtgcAATCTGCAATCTTGTCACACAATCCGTGATTCAAGATTACGGATCGGTGGGATCCAGGCAATAAATCgggatttttttataagaagcattaaattagaattttttaattagaaagCACAACTCCGTCAAAAAATCCCATTTTATATCACTTTTAAGGCGTGATTTTATATCATTATTTTGACACTATTATTTTACATGATGAAGTTGtcatttttagtaattatattctatatcttttcttttgaaacattaataataaagataattttttttctacaaTCAAGCGGAATGCATTGTTCAAAAATATACCATCTCAATATTTAGAACTAAAAGGACGATGAATCAATATTTTATGGCTATTTTATAGTTACTTTATATAAAGTGGATAATGTaactattatattattattttactaaaacacatattatttaaatataattatttgatagtttattaaatcatcaataagtattaaaataaaataagacttTATAGCAGTAGtctacttttataaatttaatggcTTTTCtataattactttatttttgttaattttatctattttaccGTTAGATGAAAATGATTTCATCTAACAATAAAAAAGGATAAagtaacttttaatttattaaaattaaggtctaattatttaaaaatcactcaccttataactttttttcatttataccaacctaagaaaattttcaattgtaccctattttcaatttttatgctTCATCTCTATCCTAATGAATTGAATTGAcctatatttctttaaaaaagagtttaaatcaGTCattcatttgtattttttcaagtATAAAAAAGTACGATataatccttctatttaattgtttttaatattttcatccttacattaattaaattgtcaaaaaaattaattctggggtacagatgaaacataaaaattgaaaatagaatataattgaaaattttcctaggtcatggtataaatgaaaaaaagttacaaggtggatGGGTTTTTACataattaggcctaaaatttaataaagtaaTTATAGAAAATGTATAGGTAAGTTGGCAGAATTATTTTATCTTGGCAAGAGCTTGGCGTTTGTAATTGTGGCCGAAGCATTAAGATCTCAAATGTTGATAGAGGAGATGTTATTCAAAGACTATCATCATGTCATGATATCGGAAGTTCTTCCTTTAATGATGATAGAACTATTTGGGTGGTAGCTTATTGAACAAAGGATTACTTTATCCCCtaaacttggcacaaagtatcaaaaacgtccaaattgagaaaaatGGATcgcttttaccctgaacttggcaaaattggtacaaaaaccccctccccactctcactcaagagagtgagatacactctccggtatttaaggtgtttttttttctaaaatggtttttaatagaaaaaggtttaaaatggtcctacttttttttcaaaatttaaaattaatacctaataactaaaaaaaacaattagaatccctttaatttaaaacctttatataacaaattaaccctaaaaatttatatacataACAATCTAAccccaaaaatcaaatttttaacaaaaaaaaatcttaaatttttccGGCAGGCCGCCATTTTTCCCCGCCGGCCACCCGCTTTTCCGGCTGTTCTTCACGGATCGTGAAGAACAGAGCTCGTTCTTCACGATCCGTGAAGAACAGAGGTTCTTGACGAAGAACACTGTTCTTCGTCAAGAACAGAAGCTGTTGCTCCTTGCCTGCTGCTCCTCTTTCCGGCGAGAAGCTTCTCGccggaaaatttatttttttattttttgatttttttttggaaaaagttcaaaaagacCCTCTGATTAATTAAagtataattttgattattaattagagttaattatgagTAATTAGaaacccactctccaattaaggtgccacgtcagcataggggtgtttttgagccggttttgccaagttcagggtaaaagcgatccggtttcgctaatttggacgttgTTAATACTTTGCGCCAAATtcagggggtaaaatgatcctttgttcatagcTTTTTTTACTATATTGTTACTATAATTGGGTGACCCACTGGTGGC
This window contains:
- the LOC126687473 gene encoding uncharacterized protein LOC126687473, encoding MDKGKEPMREEDAPENSARKQNAPIIIPDEERWMDEQHTLKGGEEHLEEKVRQVMSRLGIRCEDVDISLRSDSPLADFIISHEFPTKFRYPPNLESYDGTGCPKSHIHKFQAVINVQTNLDHVLCKLFPTTLKGLAQEWYQSLKPGSVLTFKQFSGLFQARFVACIPQKKLSTDLLAIMQWEGETLRKYVERFNKEAMQIEDLSQEIAYTALLNGTTNSDLRKELLAKSPKSFTTLMTIAHTQIRVDDGQREIENRLGRVEERTFAERRNGDRSPIGKRFGEKGNDHFRNKRKKDEDRRYTPLNTTRTNVLFWVKDSREKVRWPRKMNVASASKRDNSKYCEFHRDNGHTTDECWHLKEEIEKLIERGSLSQFVKRDTEARETESERKKERKEEIVRRPRPEPAGVVNVIMGGSTGGDSNTTRKKAARTVYSVSPGAPNAKKFRSVSFSEVDSHGLSVPHEDALVVKGRLNNFEVSRMLVDTGSSVNMITMEVFGRIGLKKENLTHVTTPLVGLGGKSVQVEGSLEINIQLGDGEIYKEIRAEFMVVNMDFAYNAILGRPLLHDTCASICMRYLLMKIPTREGDAEVRGCQKSAREAYFTALRKVHITLPVLTMEPPEKKERAEHYGRTEKIELSPGKEIEVGDELEEKIRRSLTENLRSLGDSFAWTTDELIGVDPDVICHRLNIATDAKAVIQKKRRHSPEKQLAIAEEIARLKAANVIKDAYYPKWVANVVMVKKSNGTYRMCVDFTDLNKACPKDSFPLPHIDQLVDSTAGHALYTFLDAKAGYHQIPMAPEDQEKTAFITDQGLFCYKMMPFGLKNAGATYQRLVNSIFRDQIGKHMEVYVDDMIIKSIRAEDHPTDVKIVLETLKRYQLKLNPEKCVFGVPAGKFLGYMVSQRGIEANPDKIEAVLKMTPPRSIHEVQKLNGRITALGRFMSCSAKRCLPFFKTLKQIKNFTWTAECQQAFEELKSFLSSPPLLARPDPGDVLYLYISCSDETIAGVLVSEKGGEQYPIYYISKVLRDAELRYPKLEKLALCVYTATIKLRHYFEGHQVIVRTDQPLRKILQKAETSGRIAEWAVKIGSLGVIYEARKALKAQALADFFAELTFKEPMEDKTTPWEMHVDGAVCGEGAGIGVVLKGPGKIQMEYSARLEFPASNNVAEYEALITGLQLCEELNISEVQICSDSQLVVNQVSGNFEVKEATLKKYAKQAKTFFANNGRSWSLQQIPRAMNGRSDELAKWAATKNYDPMRNIPHEIKRQPSFQEEIEEGEVLMVEGEETWMSPLTAYLANGILPEDKKEAKRIVILSSKFGIYNGQLYKRSFTHPWLRCVNKEEGEYIMKELHEGTCGAHDGASTLVRKALLQGYYWPTMKEQATTLVRGCWPCQQHALVPRKQASEMKPIGSAWPFAQWGMDILGPLPLATGQRKFLVVAIDHFTKWIEAEPLFDSAKFRKFCAEYQIDLRFTSVYHPQSNGQTEVANRILLAGLKRRLDECKGRWVEELYSVLWNYRTTPRESTGETPFALAYGTEAVIPVEIGAPTPRTEDNQLNLEENEEELRNNLDLLVEKINRSDIRMEAYRQKMAKHFNSHVKKRKFKLGDLVMRKTEVKKGEAGSGKLQPNWEGPYTISEVIKEGTFKLTNSMGRIIPRTWNANNLRKI